Proteins encoded in a region of the Anguilla anguilla isolate fAngAng1 chromosome 10, fAngAng1.pri, whole genome shotgun sequence genome:
- the zgc:152830 gene encoding putative aminopeptidase W07G4.4, producing the protein MELVSVQPIVHTTSCNDENFDGIVLVAPGFEKLPSELECLQAPLQDYSSVDSAFNEEVVLVKAPGLPGNRLVYASTGPVNRDYDDVRRFSDAAGNGIRRALKAGMQRPLLVCPPHRSYENGPLVAALGALHALYMPLEVREAALKPSPHKVAVLGLWAKKDEEGEKLVHLANALEAGRLVCRDIGGSDPERMAAPRVAEYVQAVFEGSPVQVSVMSDLKTLEKEYPCLAAVNRCANVVPRHQGRVINLVYSGEGPIKRTLMLVGKGITYDTGGADIKAGGVMAGMHRDKCGAAAVAGFFQVLAELQPKHLKVIGTMAMVRNSVGSDCYVADELVVSRAGRRVRVGNTDAEGRMVMTDLLCEMKEKAENEVSPHLFTIATLTGHAVRAMGPSYSIILDNGPAHQEDNALQWQKAGEELGDVFEVSTIRREDYDFHRGKSEYEEILQCNNLPSSATPRGHQTPAAFLIMSSGLDKHGVDSEEPLPYSHIDIAGSSGPFPGVPTGAPILAMVSRYILPGP; encoded by the exons tGTCCAGCCGATTGTGCACACCACCAGCTGCAACGATGAGAA CTTCGATGGCATAGTTCTGGTGGCCCCGGGTTTTGAGAAGCTGCCCAGTGAGCTGGAATGTCTTCAGGCACCACTGCAGGACTACAGCTCT GTGGACAGTGCTTTCAATGAGGAGGTGGTGCTGGTGAAGGCGCCAGGCCTCCCGGGAAACCGATTGGTCTACGCCTCCACCGGGCCTGTCAATCGGGACTATGATGATGTCAGGAGGTTCAGCGACGCTGCTGGCAACGGGATCAGAAG GGCATTGAAAGCTGGTAtgcagcgccctctgctggtgtgTCCCCCTCACCGCAGCTATGAAAACGGACCCCTGGTGGCTGCTCTCGGTGCGCTGCATGCACTGTACATG CCTCTTGAGGTTCGCGAAGCTGCGCTGAAGCCATCCCCGCACAAGGTGGCAGTGTTGGGCCTGTGGGCGAAGAAGGATGAAGAGGGGGAGAAGCTTGTCCATCTGGCCAATGCGCTTGAGGCTGGCAG GCTGGTGTGCCGGGACATCGGTGGGTCTGACCCCGAGCGCATGGCCGCGCCCCGCGTGGCCGAATACGTGCAGGCCGTCTTCGAGGGGAGCCCCGTGCAG gtcAGCGTAATGAGTGACCTCAAGACCCTGGAGAAGGAGTACCCCTGTCTGGCCGCCGTCAACCGCTGTGCCAACG TTGTGCCTCGTCACCAGGGTAGGGTGATCAATCTGGTGTACTCTGGGGAGGGACCCATTAAGCGCACGCTGATGCTGGTGGGCAAG GGCATCACCTACGACACTGGCGGAGCCGACATCAAGGCCGGGGGCGTCATGGCCGGCATGCACAGGGACAAGTGCGGCGCCGCGGCCGTGGCGGGCTTCTTCCAG GTCCTGGCTGAACTGCAGCCCAAGCACCTCAAGGTCATAGGTACCATGGCGATGGTGCGGAACAGCGTTGGGTCAG actgctACGTGGCGGACGAGCTGGTGGTGTCACGGGCCGGGCGCCGGGTGCGAGTGGGGAACACGGATGCGGAGGGGCGTATGGTGATGACCGACCTGCTGTGCGAGATGAAGGAGAAG gcagAGAATGAGGTGTCTCCGCACCTGTTCACCATCGCCACGCTGACTGGACATGCCGTCCGAGCCATGGGCCCCAGCTACTCC atCATCCTGGATAATGGACCTGCTCACCAGGAGGACAACGCCCTCCAGTGGCAGAAGG cgGGGGAGGAGCTGGGTGATGTGTTCGAGGTGTCCACGATTCGTCGGGAGGACTACGATTTCCACCGCGGCAAATCCGAGTACGAGGAGATCCTGCAGTGCAACAACCTGCCGTCCAGCGCGACTCCGCGCGGACACCAGACCCCCGCTGCCTTCCTCATCATGTCTTCTGGGCTGGACAAG